A window of the Gemmatirosa kalamazoonensis genome harbors these coding sequences:
- a CDS encoding SDR family NAD(P)-dependent oxidoreductase: MDLKLRGKCAVVTGASRGIGRAIALRLADEGAGVAICARGEPALREVEAELRERGGPVYAAPCDVSDPAALDAHLDAARAELGRVDILVNNPSGFGFGDDEATWASNLAVDLMAAVRASWKVTPWMAAAGGGAIVHISSIAALEALGFPPAYSASKAALVSHSKSLAVALGPQKIRVNAVTPGSIEFPGGIWDQMRQGNPDFYGAVLGTIPLGRMGTPEEVADVVAFLVSERASWVTGACIVVDGAQHKGNL, encoded by the coding sequence ATGGATCTGAAGCTGCGAGGGAAGTGCGCCGTCGTCACGGGTGCCAGCCGCGGCATCGGCCGCGCGATCGCGCTGCGGCTGGCCGACGAGGGTGCGGGCGTCGCCATCTGCGCCCGCGGCGAGCCGGCGCTGCGCGAGGTCGAGGCGGAGCTGCGCGAGCGCGGCGGCCCGGTATACGCCGCGCCGTGCGACGTGAGCGATCCGGCGGCGCTCGACGCCCATCTCGACGCCGCGCGGGCCGAGCTCGGACGCGTCGACATCCTCGTCAACAACCCGAGCGGCTTCGGCTTCGGCGACGACGAGGCGACGTGGGCGTCGAACCTCGCCGTGGACCTCATGGCCGCGGTGCGCGCGAGCTGGAAGGTGACGCCGTGGATGGCCGCCGCGGGCGGCGGCGCCATCGTCCACATCTCGTCCATCGCGGCGCTGGAGGCGCTTGGCTTCCCGCCCGCGTACAGCGCGTCGAAGGCGGCGCTCGTGAGCCACTCCAAGTCGCTCGCCGTCGCGCTCGGGCCGCAGAAGATCCGCGTCAACGCCGTGACACCGGGCTCGATCGAGTTCCCGGGCGGGATCTGGGACCAGATGCGGCAGGGGAATCCGGACTTCTACGGCGCCGTGCTCGGGACGATCCCGTTAGGCCGCATGGGCACGCCCGAGGAGGTCGCCGATGTCGTGGCGTTCCTGGTGTCGGAGCGGGCGAGCTGGGTGACCGGCGCGTGCATCGTCGTCGACGGTGCGCAGCACAAGGGCAACCTCTGA
- a CDS encoding ester cyclase, whose product MSTTLTEDRVAARLAHVEEHARAENAHELDALVATFGDRPFWEDRASSETHQGRDGVHAYYADLFAGFPDFHFYVDRRHVAADAVILEVTVHGTHTGTWKGIPPTGRHVTFPVCVVFTFDDTDRIQAETAYFDRLTVLTQLGVA is encoded by the coding sequence ATGTCGACCACACTCACCGAAGATCGCGTCGCCGCCCGCCTCGCGCACGTCGAGGAGCACGCACGCGCGGAGAACGCGCACGAGCTGGACGCGCTCGTCGCCACGTTCGGCGACCGACCGTTCTGGGAGGACCGCGCGAGCAGCGAGACGCACCAGGGCCGCGACGGCGTGCACGCGTACTACGCCGACCTGTTCGCCGGCTTCCCGGACTTCCACTTCTACGTCGATCGCCGACACGTTGCGGCGGACGCGGTGATCCTCGAGGTGACGGTGCACGGCACGCACACCGGCACCTGGAAGGGGATCCCGCCGACCGGGCGCCACGTGACGTTCCCGGTGTGCGTCGTCTTCACGTTCGACGACACGGACCGCATCCAGGCGGAGACGGCCTACTTCGACCGCCTAACGGTCCTCACCCAGCTCGGCGTCGCCTGA
- a CDS encoding alpha/beta hydrolase fold domain-containing protein gives MPDTPGCRTTTVPTRDDPARDALFRNLLDNPPFPAGSSLEAQRDILDALQSINPDLPADAAVRQVTLATGARAELVTPPEAHDARAILYTHGGAFVNGRSAGVWQYPVYRIAATAGAKLLHVLHRLAPEHPFPAARDDVLAAYDHLLRTGYDPEQIVFVADSAGVNIALTALLALRARGAPMPAGLVSIGGWIDLTDRDESSQEGPLDPLAIPAQLNAAARAYLGHTDARSAAANPLHADLHGLPPTLLLVGGSELLKADALRFSDRACRARVEVHVEVWEGLLHGWYLFANGVADAEATYRRVGDEVRQRCLSRAEPGARARQRDRASRAPR, from the coding sequence ATGCCCGACACACCCGGCTGCCGCACGACCACGGTACCGACGCGCGACGATCCCGCCCGGGACGCGCTGTTCCGGAATCTGCTCGACAACCCGCCGTTCCCGGCTGGCAGTTCGCTCGAGGCGCAGCGCGACATCCTGGACGCGCTGCAATCGATCAATCCCGACCTGCCAGCTGACGCGGCCGTTCGTCAGGTCACCCTGGCGACGGGAGCGCGCGCGGAGCTCGTCACCCCTCCGGAAGCACACGATGCTCGCGCCATCCTGTATACGCATGGGGGTGCGTTCGTCAATGGGCGCTCGGCAGGGGTGTGGCAGTACCCGGTGTACCGCATCGCCGCCACCGCCGGCGCCAAGCTCCTTCATGTCCTCCATCGCCTGGCGCCCGAGCATCCCTTTCCGGCAGCACGAGACGACGTCCTCGCCGCCTACGACCATCTGCTGCGCACCGGCTACGACCCCGAGCAGATCGTGTTCGTCGCCGATTCTGCCGGCGTGAACATCGCCCTGACGGCACTGCTCGCCCTCCGCGCTCGAGGAGCGCCGATGCCGGCCGGTCTCGTGAGCATCGGCGGATGGATCGACCTAACGGACCGCGACGAATCGTCACAAGAGGGTCCGCTGGATCCGCTCGCCATTCCAGCGCAGCTCAACGCCGCGGCCCGCGCATACCTCGGGCACACGGACGCGCGCTCGGCCGCCGCGAATCCGCTGCATGCCGACTTGCACGGGCTGCCACCCACGCTCTTGCTGGTGGGCGGGAGTGAATTGCTGAAGGCGGATGCGCTACGGTTCAGCGACCGGGCGTGTCGAGCGCGTGTCGAGGTTCATGTCGAGGTGTGGGAGGGGCTGCTCCACGGGTGGTACCTCTTCGCCAACGGCGTCGCCGACGCCGAGGCCACGTATCGGCGAGTCGGCGACGAGGTGCGCCAGCGATGTCTCAGCCGAGCCGAGCCAGGAGCTCGCGCGCGGCAACGAGATCGGGCGTCTCGAGCCCCTCGGTGA
- a CDS encoding ATP-binding protein produces the protein MERTERQKTHARHERRTGRFRLVTLGRLALLDEDGRDEPSLATRPRKLAVLAWLALRAGRRATRDRLIGVFWGGRDEDRARNSLSDALSHLRRSLGRDALCALADEVLLADGAPLDVDALELTVAAAAGDDERVTTLYAGPFLDGVYVDDAPEFDHWRDRERARLAALFARSASTRCTALARARRWDDCRALAERWLDAEPASADAALFVLNAIKAPDTPEALAATVAAYEALVRRLDRELGAPPHASVTTLARDVAARLAAQGRVDTTARPSAAAPRHTVGRAQERQSLRQALAAAEGGRGALLSVAGEPGIGKTTLVEEFLAEVSSATRACRVARGRCSERLAGTEAYLPILEALDVLRQDGAAATLMKRLAPTWYLQLAPAAAGNSAEGRELARVQASSQERLKRELGAFLDELSRAAPVVLFLDDLHWADLSTVDVLAYLGTRLGGMRLLVVVTVRPAELALGRHPFAQLKLDLQARGVCRELALEFLTPGDVEQYLWLEFPGHDFPPSLAALIHAKTEGSPLFMADLLRDLRTRGVVSDAGGRWALAQSVPAIEHDLPESIRGMIQRKIEQLGEDDRRLLAAASVQGYEFDSAIVAAIIGADPADVEERLDVLDRVYRFVRRGREHELPDGTLDVRYRFVHVLYQNALYAALAPSRRVSFSARGAQALLDAYGERRAEIATELAALFEAARDTRRAVEHMLVAAQGAARVFANQEAVALSRRALRLVAQLPDTPERTDQELHLQSTLAAALGALQGLAYPEVGVAAARAFELWKQLGARPELFAVGGGMWGYYVVAAKLDVAIEIGEELLEMAERVGDRAMLVTAHNALSVTLHHMGEHRRALTHFERGLAAYGLDLSPLFVSFPVEPGVNLASEYARTLWVLGYPDQALRQLHAALALADAVPHPEARGFAPLFGAFVHHFLRDVPGTLRYAETVVALSRERDIVTTLAWGMVLHGWAVAMQGRVDEGITEIRDSLAGQLAAGSLIARPQFLAILADACLHAGRVDDALAATVEGLECSATTADHYWDSELERLRAEALVPAGGDAGEIDACLERALSDARARDARSLELRAATTAARVWQARDERARARDTLARVHDWFTEGLETPDLVAARELLARLG, from the coding sequence ATGGAGCGAACGGAGCGGCAGAAGACGCACGCACGGCACGAGCGCCGGACGGGTCGCTTCCGACTCGTCACGCTCGGCCGCCTCGCACTGCTCGACGAGGACGGACGCGACGAGCCGTCGCTCGCCACGCGGCCGCGCAAGCTCGCGGTGCTCGCGTGGCTCGCGCTGCGCGCCGGCCGCCGCGCGACGCGCGACCGGCTGATCGGCGTGTTCTGGGGCGGGCGCGACGAGGACCGCGCGCGCAACTCGCTCTCCGACGCGCTGAGCCACCTGCGCCGCTCGCTCGGCCGCGATGCGCTGTGCGCGCTCGCCGACGAGGTGCTCCTCGCCGACGGCGCGCCGCTCGACGTCGACGCGCTGGAGCTCACTGTCGCCGCCGCCGCGGGCGACGACGAGCGCGTGACGACGCTCTACGCCGGACCGTTCCTCGACGGCGTGTACGTGGACGACGCGCCGGAGTTCGACCACTGGCGCGACCGGGAGCGGGCGCGGCTCGCGGCGCTGTTCGCGCGCAGCGCCTCGACGCGGTGCACCGCGCTGGCGCGCGCACGCCGGTGGGACGACTGCCGCGCGCTGGCCGAGCGCTGGCTCGACGCGGAGCCGGCGTCGGCGGACGCCGCGCTGTTCGTGCTGAACGCGATCAAGGCGCCGGACACGCCCGAAGCGCTCGCCGCCACGGTCGCGGCGTACGAGGCGCTCGTTAGGCGGCTCGACCGCGAGCTCGGCGCGCCGCCGCACGCGTCCGTGACGACGCTCGCGCGCGACGTCGCCGCACGGCTCGCGGCGCAGGGTCGCGTCGACACGACGGCGCGACCGTCGGCCGCCGCGCCGCGGCACACGGTGGGCCGCGCGCAGGAGCGGCAGTCGCTGCGTCAGGCGCTCGCCGCCGCGGAGGGCGGCCGCGGCGCGCTGCTCAGCGTCGCCGGCGAGCCGGGGATCGGCAAGACGACGCTCGTCGAGGAGTTCCTCGCGGAGGTGTCGAGCGCCACGCGAGCGTGTCGCGTCGCGCGCGGCCGCTGCTCCGAGCGTCTCGCGGGCACCGAGGCGTATCTACCGATCCTCGAGGCGCTCGACGTGCTGCGGCAGGACGGCGCGGCGGCCACGCTCATGAAGCGGCTCGCGCCCACGTGGTACCTCCAGCTCGCGCCCGCCGCGGCGGGGAACTCCGCGGAGGGTCGCGAGCTCGCGCGCGTGCAGGCGAGCTCGCAGGAGCGGCTGAAGCGCGAGCTCGGCGCGTTCCTCGACGAGCTGTCGCGCGCCGCGCCGGTGGTGCTCTTCCTCGACGACCTGCACTGGGCGGACCTGTCCACGGTGGACGTGCTGGCGTACCTCGGCACGCGACTCGGCGGCATGCGGCTCCTCGTCGTCGTCACCGTGCGGCCGGCGGAGCTGGCGTTGGGCCGGCACCCGTTCGCGCAGCTCAAGCTCGACCTGCAGGCGCGCGGCGTGTGCCGCGAGCTCGCGCTCGAGTTCCTCACGCCGGGCGACGTGGAGCAGTACCTGTGGCTCGAGTTCCCGGGGCACGACTTCCCGCCGAGCCTCGCCGCGCTGATCCACGCGAAGACGGAGGGAAGCCCGCTGTTCATGGCCGACCTGCTGCGCGACCTGCGCACGCGCGGCGTGGTCTCCGACGCGGGCGGGCGGTGGGCGCTGGCGCAGTCGGTGCCCGCGATCGAGCACGACCTCCCCGAATCGATCCGCGGCATGATCCAGCGCAAGATCGAGCAGCTCGGCGAGGACGACCGACGACTGCTCGCCGCGGCGAGCGTGCAGGGCTACGAGTTCGACTCCGCCATCGTCGCCGCCATCATCGGCGCCGACCCGGCCGACGTGGAGGAGCGGCTCGACGTGCTGGATCGCGTGTACCGGTTCGTGCGGCGCGGGCGAGAGCACGAGCTGCCCGACGGCACGCTCGACGTGCGCTACCGCTTCGTGCACGTGCTCTACCAGAACGCGCTGTACGCCGCGCTCGCGCCGTCGCGACGCGTGTCGTTCAGCGCGCGCGGGGCGCAGGCGCTGCTCGACGCGTACGGCGAGCGACGTGCCGAGATCGCGACGGAGCTCGCCGCGCTGTTCGAGGCGGCGCGCGACACGCGGCGCGCCGTGGAGCACATGCTCGTCGCGGCGCAGGGCGCGGCGCGGGTGTTCGCGAACCAGGAGGCGGTGGCGCTGTCGCGGCGCGCGCTGCGGCTCGTCGCGCAGCTCCCCGACACACCCGAGCGCACCGATCAGGAGCTGCACCTGCAGAGCACCCTCGCGGCGGCGTTAGGCGCCCTGCAGGGGCTCGCATACCCCGAGGTCGGCGTGGCCGCGGCCCGCGCGTTCGAGCTGTGGAAGCAGCTCGGCGCGCGCCCGGAGCTGTTCGCCGTCGGCGGCGGCATGTGGGGGTACTACGTCGTGGCGGCGAAGCTCGACGTCGCGATCGAGATCGGCGAGGAGCTGCTCGAGATGGCCGAGCGCGTCGGCGACCGGGCGATGCTCGTGACGGCGCACAACGCGCTCTCCGTCACGCTGCATCACATGGGCGAGCACCGCCGCGCGCTGACGCACTTCGAGCGCGGGCTCGCCGCGTACGGGCTCGATCTCAGCCCGCTGTTCGTGTCGTTCCCCGTCGAGCCGGGAGTCAACCTGGCGTCGGAGTACGCGCGCACGCTGTGGGTGCTCGGCTACCCGGACCAGGCGCTGCGCCAGCTCCACGCCGCGCTGGCGCTCGCCGACGCCGTGCCGCACCCGGAGGCGCGCGGCTTCGCGCCGCTGTTCGGCGCGTTCGTGCATCACTTCCTGCGCGACGTGCCCGGCACGCTGCGGTACGCGGAGACCGTGGTCGCCCTCTCGCGCGAGCGCGACATCGTCACCACGCTCGCGTGGGGGATGGTGCTGCACGGCTGGGCGGTCGCGATGCAGGGACGCGTGGACGAAGGCATCACGGAGATCCGCGACAGCCTCGCGGGGCAGCTGGCGGCGGGCTCGCTGATCGCGCGGCCGCAGTTCCTCGCCATCCTCGCCGACGCGTGCCTGCACGCCGGGCGCGTCGACGACGCGCTCGCCGCGACGGTGGAGGGGCTCGAGTGCTCCGCGACCACGGCGGACCACTACTGGGACTCCGAGCTGGAACGCCTGCGCGCCGAGGCGCTGGTGCCTGCCGGCGGGGACGCGGGGGAGATCGACGCGTGCCTCGAGCGCGCGCTCTCGGATGCCCGCGCGCGCGACGCGCGGTCGCTCGAGCTGCGCGCGGCGACGACCGCCGCGCGCGTATGGCAGGCCCGCGACGAGCGTGCGCGCGCCCGCGACACGCTCGCTCGCGTCCACGACTGGTTCACCGAGGGGCTCGAGACGCCCGATCTCGTTGCCGCGCGCGAGCTCCTGGCTCGGCTCGGCTGA
- a CDS encoding nucleotidyltransferase family protein, with translation MDMPVKRVAAVVLAAGASTRLGRPKQLVLHDGEPLVRRAARAALDAGAEPAVVVLGAHADLVRRALDGLPVSAVMNDAWETGMASSLRVGARAALDAGADAVLVTLVDQPLVDAAALRRLVAAFPGPYGVVASTYGDALGVPALFAREHAEALLHLTGDAGAGGWLRARGAAVTRVAMDEAALDVDTEGDLARLDG, from the coding sequence ATGGATATGCCCGTCAAGCGCGTCGCCGCCGTGGTGCTCGCCGCCGGCGCGTCCACACGACTCGGCCGCCCGAAGCAGCTCGTTCTGCACGACGGCGAGCCGCTCGTGCGCCGCGCCGCGCGCGCCGCGCTCGACGCCGGGGCGGAGCCGGCGGTCGTGGTTCTGGGCGCGCACGCCGATCTCGTTAGGCGGGCGCTCGACGGGCTGCCGGTGAGCGCGGTGATGAACGACGCGTGGGAGACCGGCATGGCGTCGTCCCTCCGCGTCGGCGCGCGCGCGGCGCTCGACGCGGGCGCCGATGCGGTGCTCGTCACGCTCGTCGACCAGCCGCTCGTCGACGCCGCGGCGCTCCGGCGGCTCGTCGCGGCGTTTCCCGGCCCGTACGGCGTCGTGGCCTCGACGTACGGGGACGCGTTAGGCGTGCCGGCGCTGTTCGCGCGCGAGCACGCGGAGGCGCTGCTGCACCTCACCGGCGACGCGGGCGCGGGCGGGTGGCTGCGGGCGCGCGGCGCGGCCGTCACGCGCGTGGCGATGGACGAGGCGGCGCTCGACGTGGACACCGAGGGCGACCTCGCGCGCCTCGACGGGTGA
- a CDS encoding (2Fe-2S)-binding protein, whose protein sequence is MAQVSITVNGTTRTHDVEPRLLLVHYLREVLGLTGTHVGCDTSQCGACTVHVNGDAVKACTVLAVQADGAEVTTIEGLGTDGHLHPLQEAFWQEHGLQCGFCTPGMIMAAADLLRHNPDPSEAEIRVGLEGNLCRCTGYHNIVRAVRAAADRAFAAQSATLPAAVRLPPDAVPAGALATQAGTSISA, encoded by the coding sequence ATGGCACAGGTCAGCATCACGGTGAACGGAACGACCCGCACGCACGACGTGGAGCCGCGCCTCCTCCTCGTGCACTACCTGCGCGAGGTGCTCGGCCTGACCGGCACCCACGTGGGGTGCGACACCAGCCAGTGCGGCGCCTGCACGGTGCACGTCAACGGCGACGCCGTGAAGGCCTGCACCGTGCTCGCGGTCCAGGCCGACGGCGCGGAGGTCACGACGATCGAGGGGCTGGGGACCGACGGGCACCTCCATCCGCTGCAGGAGGCGTTCTGGCAGGAGCACGGGCTGCAGTGCGGCTTCTGCACGCCGGGGATGATCATGGCGGCGGCCGACCTGCTCCGGCACAACCCCGACCCCTCGGAGGCGGAGATCCGCGTTGGGCTCGAGGGCAACCTGTGCCGCTGCACCGGCTACCACAACATCGTGCGCGCCGTGCGCGCGGCCGCCGACCGCGCGTTCGCCGCGCAGTCGGCGACGCTGCCCGCCGCCGTCAGGCTGCCGCCCGACGCGGTGCCCGCCGGCGCGCTCGCGACGCAGGCCGGCACCTCCATCTCCGCCTAG